In Candidatus Hydrogenedentota bacterium, the genomic window TCGCTTCGGGCGCCGCATGGCCCCGGGCTGCGAGGCGGCATTCGTCGGCTTTGGATTTGACGCATCCGCCGCGCACCACCCGCGATACGCCTTGCTCGGGTCCTGTGGGAGCGGTCGAACAGCTCTGCTGGTAGTAATCTTCGGCATAGACGTCGTAGCACCATTCGCTGAGGTTGCCGTGCACGTCATACAGGCCCCAGCGGTTGGGCGCTTTCTGCCCCGGATACTGGACCGCTTTTTCCGGCGCATTGACGGCGTACCAGTCATACACGTCGAGCAGCAACGGGTCGTTGCCGAAGTGGTACGCCGTGCTGGCGCCAGCGCGGGCTGCGTATTCCCACTGCGCCTCGGTAGGCAGGCAATAGGCCGCGCCGCTGTCCGCCGACAGCTTCGCGCAGAAGGCCATGGCATCCAACCAGCTGACGTTTGTCACGGGCATCTCATCGTTTTTCTCGGGCGAGGGATGGTCATCCATGACAAGGGCATATTCCTGTTGGCTGATCTCGCGGCGGCTGATCCAGAAACCGTTTTCGAAGGTAACCGTGTGAACAGGCCCTTCATTGGGCTGGCTGCCGGCCTCCTCCGTCGCAGCGCCCATCTGGAAATTCCCTGGCGGTACCCATACAAAGTCGATTCCATTGAAGTCATGGGTTTTTACCTTGACGTCCGCAGCCGAGGTCTTCGGGTGGAAAGTTGAACAGCCTGTTGCGATTGCGAGCACAAGGGCAATCGCGAGAACGACGGAAAGCTTTCTGGCGAGGCGCATAAGAATCTCCCTCCTGAACATGCTGCTACTGCAGCGCTCCAGTTCTGTTCACTGGACTCCCCATGCAGACGAATGGCTGCCATGCCTCTGGACCGCCCGGCATCTCCCCGCCGCGCGGTCTCACATGACAAGAGTTTACCATGTTTTTGTTTGGTATTCCATTGGTATTCCGTCTGAACTCACAAAAAAGGCGGGCTTGCTACGTTTTCGCAGTTCAACCTTGACCCGTTTTCAGCCAGTAAGGTACGATGGGCGAGTCTGGGGCTGTCAAGGGCTTAATTGGTGCGATCCCAGCAGGTTGCGTGCCGGCGGTGCACATAGCTGCGGCCACCTGCCTGAGGCGGCATCCCCGGCGGGGACGTTGCCGGATTCCAGACGATGTAGTGCGGGCGGCTGTGTCCGCATAGGCGCGTATTGGTGGAAGGAGACGAGTCTTATGGACGACATCAAGCGTGTAGCCGTGCTGGGGTCGGGGGTGATGGGAGGTGCGATCGCCGCGCACTTGGCGAATTGTGGTGTTCCGTCTGTGATGCTCGACATCGTTCCGCCCAGCCTGACCGCTGAGGAGAGAAAAGACCCGGCAAAACGCAACAGTTTTGCGGCGGCCAGCAAGGCCGCGTTATTGAAGACGAAACCGGCTCCGGTGTATCTCCCTGAGTACGCGGACCTTATCGAAATCGGCAATTTCGAGGACGATTTTCCGAGGATTGCCGAGGCGGATTGGGTAATCGAGGTGGTCAAGGAAGACCTGGCAATCAAGAAGAAGGTGCTCGGGGAGGCGTCGAAGCACCGGCGGCCCGGTTCGATCATCAGCACCAATACGAGCGGCATCCTCGTGCGCTCCATGACGGAAGTCATGGACGGCGACATGCGGAAACACTTTCTGGGCACCCACTTCTTCAACCCGCCGCGATACCTGAAACTGCTCGAGATCATCCCG contains:
- a CDS encoding SUMF1/EgtB/PvdO family nonheme iron enzyme, which encodes MRLARKLSVVLAIALVLAIATGCSTFHPKTSAADVKVKTHDFNGIDFVWVPPGNFQMGAATEEAGSQPNEGPVHTVTFENGFWISRREISQQEYALVMDDHPSPEKNDEMPVTNVSWLDAMAFCAKLSADSGAAYCLPTEAQWEYAARAGASTAYHFGNDPLLLDVYDWYAVNAPEKAVQYPGQKAPNRWGLYDVHGNLSEWCYDVYAEDYYQQSCSTAPTGPEQGVSRVVRGGCVKSKADECRLAARGHAAPEAKSPTVGFRIVREKLPTWPRYYPPVK